The Stomatobaculum sp. F0698 genomic sequence AAGTCTCCTGAATTTCCGAACGCTGTTTGCCGTCCGAGCACTTCTTCGTGAAGCGGACCTTAATCTTGGTCTGCAGTGTGATCTCGTGGTTCGCGTAAGCGAGCAACGCCTCGTTCGGGCTCTTGAAGCACATACCCTCGCCCTTTGCGCCGTCGCGCTGCTGGGTCAGGTAGTAGATGCCGAGAACCATATCCTGGGACGGAACCGCGACCGGTCCGCCGTCCGAGGGCTTTAAGAGGTTATTCGGCGAGAGCATGAGGAAGCGGCACTCCGACTGCGCCTCGACCGAGAGCGGCAGGTGGACTGCCATCTGGTCGCCGTCAAAGTCCGCGTTAAATGCGGTACAAACGAGCGGGTGAAGCTTGATTGCCTTACCCTCGACCAGAATCGGCTCGAAGGCCTGGATGCCGAGGCGGTGCAGGGTAGGTGCGCGGTTTAGCATGACCGGGTGCTCCTTGATGACCTCCTCGAGGACATCCCAGACCGCGGTCTCCATGCGCTCCACCATCTTCTTTGCGCTCTTTACGTTGTGTGCGGTGCCGTTCTCGACCAGCTCCTTCATGACAAAGGGCTTGAAGAGCTCGATTGCCATCTCCTTCGGGAGACCGCACTGGTAAATCTTTAACTCCGGTCCGACCACGATAACCGAACGGCCCGAGTAGTCAACTCGCTTTCCGAGCAGGTTCTGACGGAAGCGTCCCTGCTTACCCTTCAGCATGTCGGAGAGGGACTTTAAGGCGCGGTTTCCGGGTCCCGTGACCGGGCGGCCTCTTCTGCCGTTATCGATCAGGGCGTCGACCGCTTCCTGCAACATGCGCTTCTCGTTGCGGACGATGATATCCGGTGCGCCGAGGGTCAAAAGGCGCGCGAGGCGGTTGTTGCGGTTGATGATGCGGCGGTAGAGGTCGTTTAAGTCGCTCGTCGCAAAACGGCCGCCGTCGAGCTGCACCATGGGGCGGATGTCCGGCGGAATGACCGGAACAACGGTGAGTATCATCCACTCCGGGCGGTTGCCCGACTTACGGAAGGACTCCACAACCTCGAGGCGCTTGATGAGCTTGGCGCGCTTCTGACCCGAAGCGTTCTCGAGTTCCTCCTGCATCTCTGCGGATTCTTTCTCGAGGTCGATGTTCTTTAAGAGCTCGAGCACAGCCTCTGCGCCCATGCCCGCGCGGAACGCGCTGTCTCCGTACTGCTCCTCCGCCTCGCGGAACTCCTTCTCGGAGAGAATCTGCTTATAGGACAGGGCGGTGTCACCGCCGTCGAGCACCACATAGGAGGCAAAGTAGAGGATCTTCTCAAGGATGCGCGGCGAGAGATCCAGAATGAGACCCATGCGGCTCGGGATGCCCTTGAAGTACCAGATGTGGGAGACCGGCGCCGCGAGGGAGATGTGGCCCATGCGCTCTCTGCGCACGGAAGCCTTGGTCACCTCGACGCCGCAGCGGTCGCAAACCACACCCTTATAACGAATTTTCTTGTATTTTCCGCAGTGGCACTCCCAGTCCTTGCTCGGCCCGAAAATGCGCTCGCAGAACAGTCCATCCTTCTCCGGCTTTAAAGTTCTGTAGTTGATGGTCTCCGGCTTTTTGACCTCGCCGTGCGACCACTCCAGAATCTTCTCCGGAGACGCAAGCCCAATGCGGATGGCGTCAAACGTAATCGGCTCGTAACTTGTTGTTGTTTCAGGCATTCAGTACAGCCTCCTTCTTCCTTGAAACTGTGAAGCGCGCTTACGCTTCGCCCTGTGTGTCGTCTTCCGCTGCTTCTTCTCCGACGTTCACAAGTTCGCCGTCTTTAAACTCCTGGGTCGAATAGCCCGCTTCCGCGAAGCCATCCTCGTCACGGTACCGCCTGGAATCGCCCTCGAGAATGGAGCGCATGCTCACATTTTCCTCGTCGACATTTTCTTTCAGTTCCACTTCTTCGCCATCCTCGCGGAGCACTCTCACATCGAGGCCCAACGCCTGCAGCTCGCGGAGCAAGACCTTGAAGGATTCCGGCACACCTGCCTGCGGAATGTTCTGGCCCTTGATGATGGCCTCGTAGGTCTTGACACGGCCCACGACATCGTCCGACTTGAAGGTCAGAATCTCCTGCAGGGTGTAGGCTGCGCCGTACGCCTCGAGTGCCCAGACCTCCATCTCTCCGAAACGCTGACCGCCGAACTGCGCCTTACCGCCGAGCGGCTGCTGCGTGACCATCGCATAGGGGCCGGTGGAACGCGCGTGAATCTTATCGTCAACCAGATGGTGAAGTTTCAGGTAGTGCATGAAGCCGATCGTTGTCTCGCCCTCAAAGGGTTCGCCGGTGCGTCCGTCGCGGAGCTGCACCTTTCCGTTTCTCTGAATCGGAACACCCTTCCACTCCTCGCGGTGATCGAGATGTTCTTCGAGGTAGTCCATGACCTCGGGGTTCAAGACCTCGCCGTACTTCGCCTTGAAGTCTTCAAAGCTGCCGTTCGCGTAGTCGTTTGCCATCTCGAGCATGTCCATGATGTCGTTCTCGTCCGCGCCGTCAAAGACCGGGGAGCTCACGTTGAAGCCGAGCACCTTAGCCGCAAGCGAGAAGTGAATCTCCTTGACCTGACCGATGTTCATACGCGACGGAACGCCGAGCGGGTTCAGCACGATATCCAGCGGGCGGCCGTTCGGCAGGAAGGGCATGTCCTCCACCGGAAGCACGCGCGACACGACACCTTTGTTGCCGTGACGGCCTGCCATCTTATCGCCGACCGAAATCTTTCTCTTCTGTGCGATGTAAATGCGGACGTTCTGGTTCACACCCGGAGAGAGCTCATCGCCGTTCTCTCTCGTAAAGACGCGCGCCTCCACGACGGTGCCGTAAGCGCCGTGCGGAACCTTGAGCGAGGTATCTCTGACCTCCCTGGCCTTCTCACCGAAGATTGCGCGGAGCAGTCTCTCCTCCGCCGTCAACTCGGTCTCGCCCTTCGGCGTCACCTTGCCGACCAGTATATCTCCGGCGCGCACCTCCGCACCGATGCGGATGATGCCGTTCTCATCGAGGTCCTTCAGCGCGTCGTCGCCGACACCCGGGACATCTCGCGTAATTTCCTCCGCACCGAGCTTCGTATCACGCGATGCGCACTCATACTCCTCAATGTGAATCGAGGTGAAGACATCGTTCTGTACGAGGCGCTCGGAAAGAAGCACGGCATCCTCGTAGTTATATCCCTCCCAGGTCATGAAGCCGATTAACGGGTTCTTGCCGAGACCGATCTCGCCGTCGTGGGTCGAAGGACCGTCCGCAATGACCTCGCCCGCTTCGACGTGGTCGCCCGCGTTCACGATGGGCTTCTGATTGTAGGAGTTCGACTGGTTCGAGCGCTGGAACTTCGTGAGTTTATAGTGCTCGATTTCGCCGTTGTCGTCACGGCGTATTGTGATCTCGCTGCCCGAGCTCATTACAACGGTACCCGCGTGGCGTACGACCTGGCAGACGCCGGAGTCGACCGCAGCTTTTGCCTCGATGCCGGTGCTGACAACCGGTGCATCCGTCAGCATGAGCGGAACCGCCTGACGCTGCATGTTCGAACCCATCAGCGCGCGGTTTGCGTCGTCGTTCTGGAGGAAGGGGACCATGCTCGTCGCGACCGAGAAGACCATCTTCGGCGAGACGTCCATGAGGTCGATGAGGCGCTTCTGGAAGGCCGAAGTCTCGTCCATGTAACGGCCGGAGACATTGTTGTGAATGAAGTGCCCCTCTTCGTCGAGCGGCTCGTTTGCCTGCGCGACAAAGAACTCGTCCTCCTCATCCGCGGTGAGATACACGACATCGTCCGTGACGCGCGGATTCTTCGGATCCTCGGACTTGTCGACCACGCGGTAAGGCGCCTCGATGAAGCCGTAGGGATTAATGCGCGCATAGCTTGCGAGCGAGTTGATGAGACCGATGTTCGGACCCTCGGGGGTCTCGATCGGGCACATTCTGCCGTAGTGCGTGTAGTGGACGTCTCGGACCTCGAAACCTGCGCGGTCTCTCGAGAGACCGCCCGGACCGAGGGCCGAGAGTCTTCTCTTATGCGTGAGCTCCGAGAGCGGGTTGTTCTGGTCCATGAACTGCGAGAGCTGCGAAGAACCGAAGAACTCCTTGACCGCCGCCGTGACCGGCTTGATGTTAATCAGGGACTGCGGCGTAATCTCGCTGATGTCCTGGGTGGTCATGCGCTCTCTGACCACGCGCTCCATACGGGACAGACCGATGCGGTACTGGTTCTGCAGGAGCTCGCCGACCGCGCGGATGCGGCGGTTGCCGAGGTGGTCGATATCGTCCGTCGTGCCGATGCCTTCTTCAATCTGCATGTTGTAGTTGATGGAGGCAAAAATATCTTCCCGCGTGATGTGCTTCGGAATCAGCTCATCCGCTTTTCGCTGCACATACTTCTTGACATCGGCTCCGTTTGCCTCTGCCTCCCGTATGACCTTCATGAGCGCCGGATAGTAGACCGGCTCCACAATGCCGTACTCGGTCGGATTCTCCATGTCGACGTAGTTGCGGATGTCGACCATGAGATTCGAGAGCACCTTTAAACGGCGGTCCTCCGAACTCGTTCCTCTTACGATGACAAAGGGAATGCCCGCATCCTGAATCTCGGTCGCGAGCTCTCTCGTGATCACCGTGCCGCTCTCCGCGAGAATCTCACCGGTGTTCGGGTCCACCGCGGCTTCCAGGAGCTCCTTGCCGACCACGCGGTTCTTTAAGTGGAGTTTCTTATTAAACTTATAGCGGCCCACGCGCGCAAGATCGTAGCGGCGCGGATCGAAGAACATCGAGTCCAGGAGACCGCGCGCGGATTCCACCGAAAGCGGTTCGCCCGGGCGAATCTTGCGGTAGAGCTCCAAGAGACCGTCCGAATAGTTGTCGGTCGAATCTTTCAGGAAGCTTGCCTCAAGCTTCGGCTCATCGCCGAACATCTCCTTGATTTCCGCATTCGTGCCGAGGCCGAGCGCACGGAGCAGCACCGTGACCGGCACCTTTCTCGTTCTGTCGACGCGCACGTTAAAGACATCGTTCGAATCGGTCTCGTACTCCAGCCAAGCGCCGCGGTTCGGGATGACCTGGCAGAAGTAGCATTCCTTGCCGACCTTATCGTGCTCAATGGTATAATAAATGCCGGGAGAACGAACCAACTGGCTTACGATGACGCGCTCCGCGCCGTTGATCACGAAGGAACCGGTGTCTGTCATGAGCGGCAGATCGCCCATGAACACCTCGTGCTCCTTGTGCTCATCCTTATCCTTATTATACAGCCGCACCTTAACCTTCATCGGGGCTGCATAGGTGGCATCCCGCTCCTTGCACTCCGCAATGCTGTACTTTGCCTCATCGCGGTAGAGCTGGAAATCCACAAAATCCAGACTGAGGTGTCCGGCAAAATCCTCAATGGGGAAAATATCGCGGAACACTTCCCGCAATCCCTCACCCAGGAACCAGTCGTACGAATCCTTCTGGATCTCTATGAGGTTTGGCATCTGCAAAACTTCCTTCTGACGGGAGAAGCTCATGCGAATGCCTTTTCCGGCTTTAATCGGACGCATATTGCTTTTTTCCATATTACGTTTCACCCCTGTTTTTTGAAAGACCTTCGGTTACCCGGCGGATTAAGGCCTAAAGGGCATACTTCGCCCCATAGGCCTATGAGTCCACAATAGTGCAATCTTCACTTTAACATTTCCCCTATCGGCTGTCAAGCGATGTCTTGCGTATTTATATTGACTCTGTTATAATTTCATAGCGTCCCTTTATTTTCGGGGAAGACGTAAATCCATAGTTAACGGGGGGATTCCAGACAATGATAAATACCGTAATCACGGTACTGCTCGTGCTCTTATCGATCGCGGCAGTCGCACTTGTCGTGATGTACTTTGTCGGCAGGCGCTTACAGGAAAAGCAGGCGGCTTCGCAGCCGGCCTTCGATGCGGCAAAGCAGCTCGTCACGATGCTGCCGATCGACAAAAAGAAGGTCCGCTTGAAAGAGGCGGGGTTCCCGAAACTGGTCTGGGAACAGACCCCCTTCTATCTCCGCTGGATGAAGGTTCCGGTCGTGAAAGCCAAAGTCGGACCGAAGATTATCACCATGATGGCGGATGAGACCGCTTTCCAGCAGCTTCCGCTGAAGCAGGAATGCAAGGTTATCGTGAGCGGCATCTACATCGTCGAAGTGAAGGGTGTCCGCGGCGGCGCGGTTCCCGCGGTGCCGAAGAAGCGCTCCCTCATGGATCGCATTCTTCGCAGAAGACGCTGAGACAGCACAAAAAACAGCAGGCGCGTCGGCGCCTGTTTTTTTTTATGTCTCGTCCCATGTTGTCTGTCTTCAGGCTTCTCCCGTATCGCCGCGCCGCGCGCGGATTTCGACCGCCATCTCACAGTCCTTCAGAAACTCTTCCTCCACATCCATCGCATAAATCACTTCCGCCCGGATGCAATCCTCCCCGATCTCAATGCGGAGATCCGAGGTCTTGATGCCGATCAAGAAGACGCCGTAGGGCGTGCGGTATTCGCAGACGGTTCTGCTTACGCTGTTTAAAAAGCGCAGTTCCGCCTTGCAGGCCCCCCGCTTCTCGATGCACATGGAGTTCCCGTCTATCCGGAGTGTATTCTCGGTTCCGAAGCCCGTGTCATCCAGGGGCTCTTCGTAGTAGATTTCATGCACCCCATCTTCGGTCCGGCGGTAGCGCCCGGGCACGAGGAGCTCCACATCTTCGCTCTCTCCGCCAAGCAGGTGCTTGCCGCTTATGGTCACCAGCACATCTTCCGTCATCGCTGTCTCTCTTCGTCAATATTCTTCGATTTCGATTTTCTTTGCTTCCAGCCTTTCGGTCGGCAAAATGGAGTTTGCAAAGTCCCGAAAGTTCTCGGCGAGATCGCTCACGTAGAAGCGATACTTCCCCTCCATATTCCCGTCTCCCGGGTTTAAGAGCTTTTCCCGCGCGAGTATATCCTTCAGTTCCAGCGCCGTCTCGTAGGCCGGGTTCACAAGCTTTACCTGATCTCCCATGATGCGCCCTATCGTGCCGCGGAGCAGCGGATAGTGTGTGCAGCCGAGCACCAGGGTGTCCACATACTTTTCCTTCAATTCCTGCAGATAGCGCGCCGCCATTTCATCCGTCACGCTGTCGTGAAGGAGTCCCTCTTCGACGAGCGGCACAAACATGGGGCAGGCTTTCTGGAACACGCGAAGCCCCGGAGCGAGGCTCTCGATTACCTTCGGGTATATTTCCGAGGAAACGGTGCCCCGGGTACCGATGACACCGATACGCCCGTTCTCGGTCGCGCGCACGGCGCTCAGCGCGCCGGCGTAAATCACGCCGATCACCGGGATATCGTTCTCCTCGGCAAGGGTTTTTAACGCGTGGGAGCTCGCCGTGTTGCAGGCAATGACGATGGCCTTCACGCCCTTGGTCTTTAAGAAGCGCACAATCTGCCGCGAGTAACGGATGACCGTATCTCTTGATTTTGCGCCGTAGGGCAGGCGCGCCGTGTCTCCGAAGTACACCATGCGCTCGTCCGGTATCTGTCGCATCAGCTCTCTCACAACCGTGAGACCGCCGACGCCGGAATCAAACACGCCGATCGGTGCGCGCGCATCAACGGCAAAATGCTCGCGGCGTTCCCGCTTCGGCACATAGAGTTTGACCGGATCCTGCTCGTCAAACACCCCGCCGTTCATTCAGGCCTCTCTCTCCAGCGCAAGCTCCATGAGCTCCTTGACCAGCGCCTTCTTGTCCTTACCGCGCGCCTCAAAAAGCATCGGGTACATACTGATCGAAGTAAAGCCCGGCATGGTATTGATCTCGTTAAAGATGACCTTGCCCTCGGCGGTCACAAAGAAGTCGACGCGGGACAGGCCGTAGCCGTCGAGCGCCTCGAAAATACGCACCGCCGATCGACGAACCTCCTCCGCGCTGCCTTCCGGGAGCTCCGGGTCCACAACGGTCTTCGACTCCTGGCTGAAGTACTTGGCATCGTAGTCATAGAAATCGGCCGCAGCCAAAATCTCGCCGACACCGCTCGCCTGTACCGGCCGAGCACCGCCGCCGAGCACCGCGCACTCAATCTCGCGTCCCACAATGCACTCCTCGACCAGAATGCGGCTGTCAAAACGCGCCGCTTCGCGGAAGGCCTCGGAGAGTTCCTCTCTGCCGTGCACCTTGGTCACGCCGCAGCTGGAGCCCGCATTGCAGGGCTTCACAAAGACCGGATAGGAGAAAAGGCTCTCGGTGCGCTCAATGACGGCGCACATATCTTTTAACATCTCCCGCGTCACCAGAAGGAAATCCGCCTGGGTAATGCCGAGGGAGTGTACGACCAGCTTCGTAATCCCCTTGTCCATGCCGACCGCGGACGCCGTGACCCCGCAGCCCACAAAGGGAATTTTTGCGAGTTTGCATAGGCCCTGAATGGTTCCGTCCTCGCCGTAGAGGCCGTGCAGGATCGGAAACACAAGGTCTATCTTCACGCGGGTAATCGCGGCCTGCTCATGAATCATGAGGCACTGTTCCGTCGCATCCGGTGAGAGCACGGCACCGATTCTCGACTCTCTCCAGCTGCCGTTCTCTATGTCTTCGACCCGATTCACCTTGACCCAGTGCCCCTCCTTCGTGATGCCGACCAACACGAGATCATAGGCTTCGCGGTCAATGTTGTGAATGATATTGATCGCAGAGCGGCAGGAAATCTCGTGCTCCGAGGACTGCCCGCCGAATAGTACCGCAACTGTCTTCTTGCTCATCTTTTCTTTGCCTCTTTTCGCTTTTCGCTTTTCTTTTCCAGAAGTTCCATGCTCAGCTTTTTGGAGATGGTGAGCTCCTGATTGTCAATATGCTCGCGCATGGTGCGGCGCGCGAGCTCAATATTCCGCGTCTTTACCGCCGTCAAAATCTGCTCGTGCTCATGGAGCAAAATCTGACGCTTTCCCGTATCCTTGATGTACTCCAGACGATAGCGGTACATCTGATCGCGCAGGTTGTTCAACATCTGCACGAGTTTGTCGTTGTAGGTGCCCGCATAAATCGAGTCGTGAAAGAGCTCGTCCGCCTGTGCGATTCGTATCATATCCTTTGCATCGACCGCCTCGCGGAAACTGACGCGCGCCGATTCAAGCCGTTCGATATCGTCCGCATCCATGCGCTCCACCGCGAGTTCCACCGCGAGATCTTCGAGCGCGCGGCGCACTTCGAGTACGTCCCTTAGGCTCTTCTCCGTGATGCCGGCCACCTCCGCGCCGCGCCGCGGTATCATGGTGACCAGACCCTCGAGCTCCAGCTTTCGTATGGCCTCGCGAATCGGCGTGCGGCTCACCCCGAGCTTCTTCGCGAGCTGAATTTCCATCAGGCGCTCTCCGGGTTCCATCTCGCCCTTCAATATGGCCTGCCGCAGGGTGTGAAATACGACGTCGCGAAGCGGCATATACTCATTGACGGTCATCTTAAATTCTTCCGGCATGGCGCCTCCTTCCTATACTGCGCGTTCATACGGTAGACGCGCTGACTTCTTCCGTTGAAACCGGGCGGCAGAGGAAAAATGCCGCTTCCGGAAATTGCTGCTGTCCCGCCGCGATGCAAGCAAGCGCTTTGTCCCGTTCCTCCGCGCCGAATACGGCGTAGAGAGCCGCACCGCTGCCGCTCATCGACGCGCCGAGCGCGCCGCTCCCCGCTAAGAAACGCTTGTAATCGATGAGCGCCGGCTTTAATTCCATGGCCGGGCGCTCGAGCGCGTTTTGCAGCGAGGCGCCGAGCAGGGTGAGATTCTGCCCGCGAAGCGCGTTCCGAAGCAGGGTTACATCGGGTTGCTCCCAGGGGGCCATGGCCGAGAGCGAGAGCGCTGCGTAGACCTCCTTGGTCGAACTGCCGAAGGGCGGTTTCACCACGACCAGTTCACAGGGGGGCAGGGCCGGAAGGGGGGAGAGTTCTTCTCCGATTCCCTCCGCAAGCGCCGTGCCGCCCGTCACCAAGAAGGGCACATCAGCCCCGAGCGGCAGGGCAAGCGCTCTCAGCTCCGCGTCGGAGAGCGGAAGCGCATAGAGAATGCGGAGCGCCCGGAGCACCGCTGCCGCATCCGCCGAGCCGCCGCCGAGCCCCGCCTCCTCCGGAATCTGTTTCCTCAGTTCGATTCGGATACCGCCCTTCAACGCGCAATGACGAAACACGGCAAGCGCGGCCCGCACCGCGAGGTTTCGCTCATCGGTCGGGAGCGAGGGACGGTCGCAGAGCAAGTGTACGCCCTCTTCTTCGGTTTTCGTGAGGAGCAGTTCATCGGCGAGACTGATGGTCTGCATGCCCGAGCGCAGCAGGTGATAGCCATCCTCCCGCTTCCCCAGGATTTCCAAGCCCAGGTTAATCTTTGCGAAGGCCCGCGTGCGGACACTCTCTCTTCCTGTCTCCATTGCCCTTCCCCTATCTGTATCTTCTGCTTCGCGCCGATTTTCGTCTTTTGTATACAAAACTTCAGCGCTGTATAAAAAGGCGGCACTGAGGCGCGCCGCCCGCACGGTTCCACTGCTCTTTGATTTTCTCGGCCGCAGCGAGTCCTGCCCGATTTTCCGGCGCGACGCGTATCTTGGCTACCGTAAACCCGAGCTCTTCCGCTGCGTAGCGAAGGGCCGCAAGCGCGGCTTCCGTCGCATATCCCTGTCCCCTCGACTCACGCAGCAGGGCATAGCCGAGTTCCGGAGGCTCCTCCGGCGAAAATCCGACCAGCCCGAGGAACTGCGCCTCGCGCGCTTCGTTCGTGCGCCGAAACAGCGCCCAGAGACCATAGTCGAAAAACGCATACTGTGTCTCAATGTAGCGCCTAAGAAAAGCCGCCTCTTTGAGGCCCTCCCAGTCGCCGCCGAGAAAACGGCTCTCGCGTTCGGAAAGTTCAAATCGCCTAAGGGCCGGAAGGTCTCCCATCGAGAGCTCGCGGAGAAAGAGTCGCTCTGTCTCCGCAATCGGCGCGGGGCGGCCGCACTTTCGGCAAGCCGCCCGAAGGAGTAGGCTCTCGGTCACCGCCTCCCAATCCGTCACATTGACATCGCCCCGCCAGGGCTCATCCGAGACGGTCACGCCGACCTGCGCCCCGTCTTCGAGCGGAACCTCATACGTTTTCGTCAATACTCGATTTCCGGCAGCTTCTCCGGCTCCGGGTAGTTCTCCCCGAAGGTCTCCGCCGTGATGCTCTTGATTCTCTGATCTTTGAGCGGCTTATCCGCCGCATCGGTTTCGGTGCAGGCAATGCGATCCAACACATCCTCGCCCTCAATCAGCTTGCCGAAGGCCGCATAGCCGCCGTCCAGATGCGGCGCTGCCTTGTGCATGATGAAGAACTGGCTGCCCGCGGAATCCGGAATCGAGGTGCGCGCCATCGAAATCACGCCTCTCTCGTGCTTTAAGTCGTTCTGCACGCCGTTCTGCTTGAACTCGCCCTTAATCACATAGCCGGGGCCGCCCTCGCCGTTGCCAATCGGGCAACCGCCCTGAATCATGAAGCCTTCAATGACGCGGTGAAAAATGATGCCGTCATAGAAGCCCTTCTTCACGAGATCCAGAAAATTGTTGACCGTAGTCGGTGCAATCTCCGGATAGAGCTCCACCTTCATAATGCCGCCGTCTTCCATGGTAATTGTTACGACCGGATGTTTCATTGTAAGCTTCCTCCTTGTGATTGTATCTTCATAAAAACATAGCCTTATTATAGCGGGAACTTACACACTTGTCCATTGCGGGAAACGAGACAAGAAAAAGGACAGGCCTCTCACGAAGTCTGTCCTTTGTTTTCTCTTATTTTTCACGCTCTCGCGCTGTCTTGCTCAAGTTCCTTGTAGGCACTGCGCAAAGCCGCGAGCGGCAGGCCGACCACATTGCTGTACTCGCCCTCAATCTTCTCGACAAAGCAGGCAAAGCGCCCTTGAATGCCGTAGGCACCGGCCTTGTCCATGGGCTCGCCGCTGTCAACATAGGCCTGAATTTCATCCTCCGTCATCGGCGCGACATGAACCCGGGTTTCCGCCGCAAAGACCCGCTCCTTGTTTTCTCCGGCGAGGAGCAGCGCGACACCGGTGTAGACCTCATGCGCTCTGCCCTGCAGACTGCGAAGCATCTCCGCCGCCGCCGCGCTGTCCTTCGGCTTTCCGAGTATCGCGCCGTCCAGCACCACGACAGTGTCCGCGCCGATTACCAGCGTTCCGTCCGTCTCCGTCGCGGCGACTAAGCCCGCCTTCCGGCGCGCGAGTTCCTGCACAAAACGCGCGGGGTCCCGCTCCGAAGAATGCTCATCCGCTTCGCTCGGCCGCACGCCCGGGCAGAGCCCGAGCTGGCGGAGCAGTTCCAGGCGGCGCGGCGACGCCGAAGCCAGCACGATTTCTCTGTCTTCGAGTCGCATCAGCGGAGTACCTGGTCGCCGTCCTTTGCGACCACATGGGTCTTCACGCCGAGCTGACGCATCCAGCCTCTCACCTCAAGCGTGCGCCAGTTTCCGCTGTTTAAACCGCCGCCGTTGTTGTTCTCCCAGAGCCAAATCGGCGTGGGCCAGAGGCAGATGGTCGGCTTGACCACCTCGTAGACATTGCGTCCCACACCCTGCTGACCGTGGTGTGCCATCTGCACGATATCCGCCTGCAAGGCACCCGGATTGTTCGCATACTCCGCGACCAGCTGATTACCCGCCTGCACACCCATATCGCCGAGGAAGAGCACTCTGCGGCTGCTGACATCCAGACGATACGCAACCGAAGAATTGTTGATCGAGTTCACACTCGAGAGATAGGGATCGTTCATGACATTGACGGTCACATCGTCGATTGCGATGTTATCGCCCTTGTGAACCGTGTGTCTCGCGCTCTCCGGCAGGGTCTCGATTGCGCTTCGGCACTGCGCGACCATGTCCGCACGGTAGGCCTCGTTCGTGTTGTACCACTCCTGCGGCTGGAAGTTATAGTAGACCGCATCGATCGTGATGCCGCTGTTCGCATCCTGTAAAATCTTGGTCAGCGCGCCCACATGGTCCGAGTGCGGGTGCGTGATAAACCATGCGCTCACACGGCCGCCCTTTGCGCGAAGCACTTCCTTCAAATGCTCGGTGTCATGCTCGGTGCCGCCGTCAAAGACTATGACCTTACCGCTCTTGGTAGTCACGACGAAGCTCATCATCTGGCTTGCCGAGCGCGGTGCGACCAGCATAAGCTCATCGCCGCCGAAGAGTGTACTCGTGACAACCTTTACCTCCCCGGTGTTCACACCGGAGCCGTGGGATGCA encodes the following:
- a CDS encoding GntR family transcriptional regulator, whose product is MPEEFKMTVNEYMPLRDVVFHTLRQAILKGEMEPGERLMEIQLAKKLGVSRTPIREAIRKLELEGLVTMIPRRGAEVAGITEKSLRDVLEVRRALEDLAVELAVERMDADDIERLESARVSFREAVDAKDMIRIAQADELFHDSIYAGTYNDKLVQMLNNLRDQMYRYRLEYIKDTGKRQILLHEHEQILTAVKTRNIELARRTMREHIDNQELTISKKLSMELLEKKSEKRKEAKKR
- the rpoB gene encoding DNA-directed RNA polymerase subunit beta is translated as MEKSNMRPIKAGKGIRMSFSRQKEVLQMPNLIEIQKDSYDWFLGEGLREVFRDIFPIEDFAGHLSLDFVDFQLYRDEAKYSIAECKERDATYAAPMKVKVRLYNKDKDEHKEHEVFMGDLPLMTDTGSFVINGAERVIVSQLVRSPGIYYTIEHDKVGKECYFCQVIPNRGAWLEYETDSNDVFNVRVDRTRKVPVTVLLRALGLGTNAEIKEMFGDEPKLEASFLKDSTDNYSDGLLELYRKIRPGEPLSVESARGLLDSMFFDPRRYDLARVGRYKFNKKLHLKNRVVGKELLEAAVDPNTGEILAESGTVITRELATEIQDAGIPFVIVRGTSSEDRRLKVLSNLMVDIRNYVDMENPTEYGIVEPVYYPALMKVIREAEANGADVKKYVQRKADELIPKHITREDIFASINYNMQIEEGIGTTDDIDHLGNRRIRAVGELLQNQYRIGLSRMERVVRERMTTQDISEITPQSLINIKPVTAAVKEFFGSSQLSQFMDQNNPLSELTHKRRLSALGPGGLSRDRAGFEVRDVHYTHYGRMCPIETPEGPNIGLINSLASYARINPYGFIEAPYRVVDKSEDPKNPRVTDDVVYLTADEEDEFFVAQANEPLDEEGHFIHNNVSGRYMDETSAFQKRLIDLMDVSPKMVFSVATSMVPFLQNDDANRALMGSNMQRQAVPLMLTDAPVVSTGIEAKAAVDSGVCQVVRHAGTVVMSSGSEITIRRDDNGEIEHYKLTKFQRSNQSNSYNQKPIVNAGDHVEAGEVIADGPSTHDGEIGLGKNPLIGFMTWEGYNYEDAVLLSERLVQNDVFTSIHIEEYECASRDTKLGAEEITRDVPGVGDDALKDLDENGIIRIGAEVRAGDILVGKVTPKGETELTAEERLLRAIFGEKAREVRDTSLKVPHGAYGTVVEARVFTRENGDELSPGVNQNVRIYIAQKRKISVGDKMAGRHGNKGVVSRVLPVEDMPFLPNGRPLDIVLNPLGVPSRMNIGQVKEIHFSLAAKVLGFNVSSPVFDGADENDIMDMLEMANDYANGSFEDFKAKYGEVLNPEVMDYLEEHLDHREEWKGVPIQRNGKVQLRDGRTGEPFEGETTIGFMHYLKLHHLVDDKIHARSTGPYAMVTQQPLGGKAQFGGQRFGEMEVWALEAYGAAYTLQEILTFKSDDVVGRVKTYEAIIKGQNIPQAGVPESFKVLLRELQALGLDVRVLREDGEEVELKENVDEENVSMRSILEGDSRRYRDEDGFAEAGYSTQEFKDGELVNVGEEAAEDDTQGEA
- the murI gene encoding glutamate racemase; translation: MNGGVFDEQDPVKLYVPKRERREHFAVDARAPIGVFDSGVGGLTVVRELMRQIPDERMVYFGDTARLPYGAKSRDTVIRYSRQIVRFLKTKGVKAIVIACNTASSHALKTLAEENDIPVIGVIYAGALSAVRATENGRIGVIGTRGTVSSEIYPKVIESLAPGLRVFQKACPMFVPLVEEGLLHDSVTDEMAARYLQELKEKYVDTLVLGCTHYPLLRGTIGRIMGDQVKLVNPAYETALELKDILAREKLLNPGDGNMEGKYRFYVSDLAENFRDFANSILPTERLEAKKIEIEEY
- a CDS encoding DUF1934 domain-containing protein; this translates as MTEDVLVTISGKHLLGGESEDVELLVPGRYRRTEDGVHEIYYEEPLDDTGFGTENTLRIDGNSMCIEKRGACKAELRFLNSVSRTVCEYRTPYGVFLIGIKTSDLRIEIGEDCIRAEVIYAMDVEEEFLKDCEMAVEIRARRGDTGEA
- a CDS encoding D-alanine--D-alanine ligase family protein: MSKKTVAVLFGGQSSEHEISCRSAINIIHNIDREAYDLVLVGITKEGHWVKVNRVEDIENGSWRESRIGAVLSPDATEQCLMIHEQAAITRVKIDLVFPILHGLYGEDGTIQGLCKLAKIPFVGCGVTASAVGMDKGITKLVVHSLGITQADFLLVTREMLKDMCAVIERTESLFSYPVFVKPCNAGSSCGVTKVHGREELSEAFREAARFDSRILVEECIVGREIECAVLGGGARPVQASGVGEILAAADFYDYDAKYFSQESKTVVDPELPEGSAEEVRRSAVRIFEALDGYGLSRVDFFVTAEGKVIFNEINTMPGFTSISMYPMLFEARGKDKKALVKELMELALEREA